In Macaca nemestrina isolate mMacNem1 chromosome 10, mMacNem.hap1, whole genome shotgun sequence, the genomic window gactgaccaacatgttgaaaccctgtccctactaaaaatacaaaattagccgggcatggtggcaggtgcctgtagtcgcagctacttgggaggctgaggcaggaaaatcacttgaacctggggggtggaggttacaattgcgccactgcactccaacctgcgcaataacagcgaaactccatctcaaaataaataaatacataaataaaaataaaaagttttaggaaaaaattaaaaaaaaataagtattattcAATAGATTTGGGGTAAAGCCCCATATTACTCTCATAGCTGATGGGCAGCCAGAGTTAAAAAAACATAAGCTAAAGGCCTATATCCATTGACCCAAGGGAAGACAATAAAGATTCATGCCACTCTGCCTGACCCAATTTTGAAGAGTTCTCCCACTTAAAAAACATAGGAATCACATGGTGTCTTCCTCAGTGAAGCTCTGGTTCCCTTCTATAAAATTGATACGTGTCTGTGGAAGATTAGCAAAAGTTGTAGAATGTGCCATACCCAGCCAAGGTGATAGCACAGGTGAACAGAGACCAGGAGAAATATCTTTATTTGAATAGGACCTGAGACAGCATATTGGGCTAAGGAGGAAAGGTAAGGTTCCAAAATGGCGGTCAAAGCTGATCGACCAAAGGGACTCTACTTCCCAGCAACTTTGCAGTTAGTGCAACCAACAAAAGGCCTGCTGGGGAATGTATTTGCCACTAAATTCCCCAAGTATGGCAACATTACAAAAAAGATAGAGGTTTTTCATCATAATTAAATTTCCGCAAACCTCCCCAATCACAAGTATCATAAGCGGAagtaaaaaaatcacattttacagATCTCAAACTTGTCTTCAACATTTAGTTCATCATTTTCAAAAAATAGCTCCCCTGCCTAATTCATTAGCTATATGATCTATCCAAGCAGCAACAAGATGGCCAGGCCATGGCAATCCTCTTCCCATTTCCCCTAGCCACTCAGGGCTCAACAGCAGGGTGATGCTCAGGTGGAGGTAGGGGGTGGGGAGCACAAGGGCTACTTTCCCCCAGTACAACATGGCATCTGAAGCTTGGTGGGAGAGCAGAACTGATGAGACTTGAGGGAAGGGTCCAGGGCCTGTATTCAGTCAGAATCACtgctggaagaggaggaggaagaggaggaggaatgctgcaaggggaaaggggaaagaggaaagaagcatCAGATCCAAATGACCTTTCATCACTCCGTGGGCCATTCTTTGGTGCCCTACCCCTCTACCCAAGTATCCCTTGCTTCCCTAAGAAGGTCAGGAGTCTTGAACTGACTGTACCTAAACAAAAGCAAGGGTTTCCTTCAGCAGTGAGCACACAGGAATGGATTAAACCATCCTAAATTAtcacacagaattttaaaaatttaacatattgCCTTTGGAGCAAATATCCAACTTTCTTTACCTGAATCGATGCCTAGGCAAGGAATAAATTACAGGCCCAAGCATAGTATGGTGCCAGGAAACAGCAGTTACCTTATAAATGCTTATTTATTAGCTGCATGCAAAGTCCtatgattttaagaaattggATTCTACAAATCTAAGAAGACAGTAGAAACAGCAGTTGTGTGTGCACGTATCTCTACTTTTTCCAAAACACAATAGGAAAAAGTGGGGAAGATGTAAGAAAAGGCTGGGAGTTCTATTAAATGTTCCTTAAGCACATACTCCCAGCAATGCTACagttattaaataaaaacatttttcagtcTCTCCAGGGTAATTTCTCCCCCTTCTTCCCCACTAAATCTCAATTCTCTTcagacttctttttgttttttcagatgaagtctcaccctgtcgcccaggctggagtgcaatggcatgatctcagctcactgcaacctccacctcctgggtttaagagattctctgctgggtgcggtggctcatgcctataatcccagcactttgggaggccaaggtgggaggatcacaaggtcaggagatcgagaccacgggtgaaaccccgtctctactaaaaatacaaaaaatagccgggcgcggtggctcaagcctgtaatcccagcactttgggaggccgagacgggtggatcatgaggtcaggagatcgagaccatcctggctaacacggtgaaaccccatctctactaaaaaatacaaaaaactagccgggtgagttggcgggcgcctgtagtcccagctactcgggaggctgaggcaggagaatggcgtaaatttgggaggcggagcttgcagtgagctgagatccggccactgcactccagcccgggtgacagagcgagactccgtctcaaaaaaaacaaaaaacaaaaaaaacaaaaaaaaaattaggcgctgtggcgggtgcctgtagtcccagctagttggtgggggggggctgaggcaggagaatggcgtgaactctggaggcggagcttgcagtgagccgagatcgcaccactgcactccagcctgggggacagagcgagactccgtctcaaaaaaaaaaaaaaaaagagattctcccgcctcagtctccggagtacctgggattacaggcacacagcaccatgcccagataattttttgtatctttagtagacatgtttcgccatgttagctaagctggtttcgaactcctgacctcgtgatctgcctgccctggactcccaaagtgctgggattacaggtgtggaccacggtgcctggccttcTCTTCAGACTTCTATCAAATACCCAGAATCAGGAATTAGAATCCACAAGGCAAATAAATTTACTGGGcagttaaatgtaaatggaggCCTCATCAAGATGCAGATTGGTTTAATCCTTCCAGAGTTGTCCTCAGAGTTGCTTTTAtccttgcactttttttttttgagatggagtcttgtctgtcatcgaggctggagtgcagtggtgagatctgggctcactgcaacctccgcctcccgggttcaagcaattcgcctgcctcagcctcctgagtagctgggattacaggcatgcgccaccacacccagctaataattcccaagtgctgggattacaggcatgatccttactaatttatttatttttttttttttgagacggagtcttgctttgtcacccaggctggagtgcagtggccggatctcagctcactgcaagctccacctcccgggttcacgccattctcctgcctcagcctcccaagtagctgggactacagacgcccgccacctcgcccggctagtttttttgtatttttagtagagacggggtttcaccgtgttagccaggatggtctcgatctcctgacctcgtgatccgcccgtctcggcctcccaaagtgctgggattacaggcttgagccaccgcgcccagccgatccTTACTAATTTTTAACAGTCCTCTAAAACAAAGATACTCAGCCTTGGGGCTGAGTATAAAACCTCCTTAGTCCTAGGCTGTTAAAGGCTGAGTCACTGACTGCTCTTGTCCTCACTTTTTCTGCTGGATGATAGGGCAAAGGGCCCATGTAATTAACACAAGGCCCTAAGAAcactgaaagagagaaagaactcCAGGAACTAGGGCCATATTATTATTCTGTTAATTATTATAAGACTTTGCTTTGTCAAAGGAATGACTTTAATTGATGTTTTGATAATGTCAGTGAGGGGGTCCAACTTGCTAGAATATGCACCTGCGGGGAGGGGAGCAAAAGTTCTGGGAGAGAGTAGGGCAGAAAAGATTTGGCTTTTGAttctaaaaatctattttaaggcTCACCCTAGCTCCCCCCAGATAGGAGAAGCCTGATGTTTCTTTTCAAGATAATCAGATTCTTCCCAGTAGCAATCTTTTACAAAAAGGAAGAATCATCGACCAGAGTGACACAATCGTCATCCCCCACGTCCACAGAATGTGAATCCCCCTCACCCAACCCCTGCCTACCTAGTCCCTCTGAGGGGGCACCCCTTCCCTAGCCAGGCTCCAGAGGGTACTGACCTTGCCATGCTTGTGGTGCTTGTGGTGCTTGTTCATCTTTTTATgagctttcttcattttcttctgcatctTCTTGTCCACTATCACTGCTGGTCCGACCATGCCAGGAGCCAAGGGATTCACAGGAGGGATTCCAGGGGCAGGAGGTGGGTATGGAGGAGGGTAGGGACCCAAGGGTTGGCATCCTGGATACCCTGGCTGTGGCACAGGATGAGGGGGCCCACCTGGGGGGAAAGCTGGATTGCCCTGGggagctcctgggggaggaggacAGGGGCCTGAGGGAAAGAGTGGGTTAATAGGTGGTGGGTGGGCAGGATTGGAACCTCCAGGGCACCCGATGTTGGGGGTATATGGATTTGGCCCTGGCTGCCCTGGGGGAAGAAGCAGATTATAAACATTAGTATTCCCCAGAGTCTCcgacaacaaacaacaaaaagaaagagattctTTCTCACCCAATACTTAaagggaaatggaaaagtgacAAAGGAGAATAGAAGGTAGGGGAGACAAACCTGAGTTGGGGATAAAAGGGGGAATGTCCCCGTAAGggctggagagaggagggagacagTGAACTCTGAGGAAGACAAAAGTACTGGTCAGGccggtggggcgtggtggctcaagcctgtaatcccagcagtttgggaggccgaggtggacagatcacatgaggccaggagttcaagaccagcctggccaacatggtgaaaccccgtctctactaaaaatacaaaaagtagtcgggcgtgatggcgcacgcctgtaatctcagctactccagaggctgaaacaggagaatcgcttgaacccaggaggcggaggttgcagtgagccgagatcgcgccactgcactccagcctgggcgacagagactccgtctcaaaaaataaataaataaaataaaataaaaaagcactgGTCAGCTGTAGACTAAGGACTTTGCTTTTGCGGGTGTGGCGGGTCGGGGATGGGGCAGCTGATAGAGAAACTTCCTGTTACAGAGTCCATCAGAAAAAGGGTTAGGGGTCGTACAGAACCCCCAAACACCTACCGGCATTGGGATTCCACATGTTTAGGTGTGTCCTCCAGCCtgaggagaaagaaatgaggcAAAAAAGATGACAGTCTAGAGGTAGGAAGTGGACTTAGCACCGGAGCCCAGCCCTAACGTCTTCCACCCCACAGTAGGCTCTCCCACCTGGAGAACTACCACGACTTCCACATAAGACACATCtcttttctggctgggcgcggtggctcacgcttgtaatcccagcactttgggaggccaaggcgggtggatcacgaggtcaggaattcgacaccagcctggccaacatcgttaaaccccgtctctactaaaaatctaaaaattagccgggcgcggtggcgggcgcctgtaatcccagttactcgggaggctgaggcaggagaatcgcttgaacctgggaggcggaggttacagtgagctgagatcgcgccactgcactctagcctgggcaacacagcgagacaccgccttgaaaaaaaaaaaaaagaaagaaatgtctctTTCCACTTGTTTCTTCGCCCTCAATACCTACTTGGTTCCTAACACAGGAATCTAGTTCCCAGGGCCCCTCCACCTAGGTTGAAGCGTCTAACTCTTCGCAAGAGGGCATACATAGCCCGCGAGTCTCGGCACCCCCATCATTCATCCTCCTTTCCTGGAACTGAGTCCGGAGGCCTTTAACCACCCACAGAGTAAGAAAGGATCTCAAACAACTTTCTCCCTGGGGAGGACCTCACCTCAGGCTAAGAAAAGGATACACCTGGAGGCGAAGAAGGAAGTTGCTCAAGAACCTCaaatacttaaataaatggaCACAGCCCAAttcctccaaaaaagaaaaaaggcaaatgaaGATCCTAGCCCCAAGCTGCGAAGGGGCTCTTAACCcagcaatgggaaaaggaaaaaacccaTGGAATTCAGATACCACGTCACCTTTCCACCGCCGCCTGGACTTGATGCGTTCTTCGCAGTCTCGGCTCTTACTTCCTAGTCACACCTAGTCACCCAGACCCCGTGCTTCGGTACCCGCCTCTGCTACTGCCTAATTGGTAATTATGTGGCTACTCGGCTGATGATTGGACAACAAACTAATCAATCACTCTGGTCCAACTGAGGAGGAAACGGTTGCTCTAGCTGCAGACCGGAGCCCTTTACGACTAGGCAAGTACTGAGAAGCCGGAAATCTCCTGGGGGCGGAGCTAGGCGGAGAGCGCTAGAGGGGGCGGGGCCAGCTGCTGGGCAAAGTCCTAGAGAAACCGAGAAGAAACTCTGCCCTTGTTCTCTGCTAGTCATGGTTCACTGGGTGCAATACCTTGTAAAGTGAATACACTATGGTAAGTGTTGTAATACAGATATAGACAGAGTTCTCGGCAAGGGCAGAGGAGCTGCTGAGTCCTAGCCCCAAGCCTCAATGTTCCCGGCTCCCTCTTACACTCGCAAGGGAAGCAAACAAACATTCTTGCGGAAAATACAGAGATTTCATAATCTCTCCCAGGATTCCCTCTCTCAATTGCATAGCTCCGCCATCTGACATGAAGCCTAAACCAGAAACCAAGGAGGTCTTCCGTGATCCCTCTGTCTCCTTCACCTCCCTTACCCCAAATTACCAGTTTTGTCTCACAAATACATCTGGAATCTCTCCACTTCTCTCCGTCTTCCCTGGTCTAAACCTCCCATCATCTCTCGCCTGGATTCATTTCTCCCCTGAATTGCTACaatggcctctttttttttttttttttttttttttttttgagacggagtctcgctctgttgccaggctggagtgcagtggtgcgacctcagctcactgcaacctccgcttcccgcgttcaagcgattcttctgcctcagcctcccgagtagctgggactacaggcgcggctaatttttgtatttcttagtagagatggggtttcaccatgttggccaggatggtctccatctcttgacttcgtgatctgcctgcctcggcctcccaaagtgctgggattacaggcgtgagccaccgcgcccagacttttttttttttttttaaagaaaacaatacaagtGGCCAGgtacattggctcatgcctgtaatccaagcactttgggaagccgagggggggcggatcacgaggtcaggagttcgagaccagcctggccaatatggtaaaaccccgtttctactaaaaatacaaaaattagccgggcgtggtgacatgtgcctgtgatcccagccacttgggaggctgaggcaggagaatcgctgaacccgggaggcggaggttgcagtgagccgaaatcgtgccactgcactccaacctgggtaatagagtgagactccgtctcaaaaataataataataaacaacaacaacaaaaaaatcacacacaataCAATTAACAAACTTGACCTGATGAACATGCATTGAACCATGCTCTCAAAACTTAATGACTGCTAATTCTCCTTAAGCATGCTTAGAGCATTTATAAAAATTGGTCACATTCTAAGTTAAGCATGTCTCAACTGATGcaattcaattttgaaagaactgTTCAATACGTGTTCCCTGACCACGATGTAAAATATAAGCAAACAtacagctagatttttttttttagaaaaaaaattgtttaactgtcatccaggctgggcacagtggtttatgcatgtaatcccagcactttgggaggccgtggctggaggatcacttgaggtcaggagttcaggaccagaaTGGGCAACTTAGtaagacatcatctctacaaaaataaaaaattaaggccgggcgcggtggctcaagcctgtaatcccagcactttgtgaggccgagacgggcggatcacgaggtcaggagatcgagaccatcctggctaacacggtgaaaccccgtctctactaaaaatacaaaaaaactagccgggcgaggtggcgggcgcctgtagtcccagctactcgggaggctgaggcaggagaatggcgtaaacccgggaggtggagcttgcagtgagctgagatccggccactgcactccagcctgggcgacagagcgagactccgtctcaaaaaaaataaaaataggccgggcgcggtggctcaagcctgtaatcccagcactttgggaggccgaaacgggcggatcacgaggtcaggagatcgagaccatcctggctaacaccgtgaaaccccgtctctactaaaaatacaaaaaactagccgggcgaggtggcgggcgcctgtagtcccagctactccggaggctgaggcaggagaatggcctaaacccgggaggcggagcttgcagtgagctgagatccggccactgcactccagcctgggctacagagcaagactccgtctcaaaaaaaaaaaaaaaataaaataaaataaaataaaaataaaaaaaataaaaataaaaataaataaataaaaaataaaaaattagccgagagtggtggtgcacgcctgtagtcccagctactcaggagggtaaggtgggaggatcacttgagcctgggaggcagaggttgcagtgagcccaaatcacaccactgcactccagcctgggtgacagagcaagattcaatctctaaataaataaataaattgcctTAAAATAACCACAGAAAGAATAAGCCCAATGGaaattaaatacttagaaataagtaggtgggcacggtgactcatgcctataatcccagcactttgggaggccgaggtgggtggatcatgaggtcaggattttgagaccatcctggccaacatggtgaaaacctgtctctactaaaaatacaaaaattagctgggtgtgatggcacacgctgtaatcccaactgctcaggaggctgatacaggagaatcgcttgaacctgggaggcagagatggcagtgagctgagatggtgccactgcactccagactggcaacagagcaagactccgtctcaaaaaaaaaaaaaaaaaaaggaaggaaggaaggaagaaagaagcaggccgggtgtggtggctcacgccagtaatcccaacactttaggaggctgaggcagacagattccttgagtccaggagttcaagaccagcgtgggccacaggggaaaccctgtctctaatacaaatacaaaaattagccgggcataaaaatacaaaaattagccgggtgtggtggctcacacccagtTGTCCCGGCTACttagggctggggtgggagaatcacttgagcctgagaggtggaggttgtgatgagccaagatcatgccactgcactccagcatgggcaaaagagcacaaaaagaaataagccaTAATGAAAATATTAGATCCAAAATTTGTGGGATATAGGCAGaacatggtagctcatgcctgtaatcccagcattttgggaggccgaggcaggtggatcacatgaggccaggagttcgagaccagcctggccagcatagcaaaaccccgtctctactaaatatacaaaaaaattaggccaggcggggtggctcacgcctgtaatcctagcactatgggaggctgaggcaagtggatcacaaggtcaggaattcaagaccagcctggccaacatggtgaaatcccatctctactaaaaatacaaaaaattggctgggcacggtggctcacgcctgtaatcccagcactttgggaggccaaggcgggcggatcacgaggtcaggagatcgagacgatcctggctaacacggtgaaaccccatctctactaaaaatacaaaaaaaattcgacgggtgtggtgatgggcacctgtagtcccagctactcaggaggctgaggcaggagaatggcgtgaacctgggaggcagagcttgcggtgagccgagatcgcgccactgcactctagcttgggcgacagagcaagattccgtctcagaaaaataaataaataaatatatatatatatatatatatagtgtgtgtgtgtatgtgtgtgtgtttagtagaaatggggtttcaccatgttggctagggcagtttcaaactcttgacctcaagtgattcacccaccttggcctcccaaagtgctaggattacaggcatgagccaccaggcctggcctgttatttcttgactttttaataatcagcattctgactggcatgagatagtatctcattatggttttgatttacatttctctgatgttcAGTGATGATgtgctttttttcatgtttgtgggctgcatgtcttcttttgagaagtgtctgttcatgtcctttgcccactttttttttttttttttttttgagacggagtctcgctctgtcgcccaggctggagtgcactggccggatctcagctcactgcaagctccgcctcccgggtttacgccattctcctgcctcagcctcccgagtagctgggactacaggcgcccgccacctcgcccggctaagtttttgtatttttttttagtagagacggggtttcaccgtgtcagccaggatggtctcgatctcctgacctcgtgatccgcccgtctcggcctcccaaagtgctgggattacaggcttgagccaccgcgcccggccctttgcccactttttaatgggattgttttttttttcttctaaatttgtttgagtttattgtagattctggatattagacacTTTGTCAGATcataaaaattttctcctgttctgtaggttggCGGTTTGTTCcgatgttagtttcttttgctgtgcagaagctctttagtttaattagatcacattacaaatttttgcttttgttgtgattgcttttggtgatctcatcattaaatctttgcccctgcctatgtcctgagtggtattgcctagatagtgttcttttattttgaaataattttagactcacAAGAAGTTGTAAAATTTACCCAGCTTCCCCCAGTGATAGTATCTTACATAACAAGACTGCATTTTGGCCGAGtggggtgactcatgcctgtaatcccagcactttgggaggccgaggctagtggattcccttgaactcaggagttcgagaccatcctggtcaacatggtgaaatcttgtctctacaaaaattagaaaaattagctgggcgtggttgtgtgcacccataatcccagctactcaggaggctggggtgggaggatcactggagcctgggagacagaagttacagtgagccaagatcattccactgcactccagtctcactcacagagtgagaccctgtctcaaaataaacaaacaggctgggcgcggtggctcacgcctgtaatcccaggactttgggaggttgaggtgggcagatcacgaggtcagaattTTGAGACCATCCCAacgaacatagtgaaaccccatctgtactaacaataaaaaaattagctgggcgtggtggcacacactgtaatcccagctactggggagactgaggcaggagaatcccttgaactagggaggcagatgttgtagtgagccgagatcgcaccactgcactccaacttgggggtgacagagcaagactccgtctcaaaaaaaaaaaaaagtttgcctactctagaagtttattttttcttttcttctctttttttttttgagatggaatttcgctcttgttgcccagcctggagtgcaatggtgccatcttggctcacggcaaccccagcctcctgggttcaagtcattctcctgtctcagcctcccaagtacctgggattacaggtatgcaccaccacgcctggctaattttgtatttttagtggacacagggtttctccatgttagtcaggctggtctcaaattcccgacttCAAGTGACcagcccgcctctgcctcccaaagtgctaggattacaggcatgagccactgcacccagcccaggttTCTAAAAAGTGTATTTACATGCCTAATACATCTCCAGGAGCATGAAATCACTACTCATAGGAATATCATATTAGGCAAACATTGGATTTGGTAAACTCATCTTCACAATTGGAACTTTCATATTTTATCATTGTATCACAGAATCATGGAACTATAGGGTTGGAAATGACTtagagaaacatttattcaatttcctgagaaaaataaactttcctaAGAGTTCACAGTTAGGAGAGACAAGATTATAACCTATATTTTCTGGCTTTTAgcgattatttatttatttatttatttattttgagacagagtctcactctgtcacccaggctggagtgcggtgatgcgaccttggctcactgcaagctcagcctcctgggttcatgtcattctcctgcctcag contains:
- the LOC105474273 gene encoding proline-rich protein 13, with amino-acid sequence MWNPNAGQPGPNPYTPNIGCPGGSNPAHPPPINPLFPSGPCPPPPGAPQGNPAFPPGGPPHPVPQPGYPGCQPLGPYPPPYPPPAPGIPPVNPLAPGMVGPAVIVDKKMQKKMKKAHKKMNKHHKHHKHGKHSSSSSSSSSSSDSD